Proteins encoded together in one Flavobacteriales bacterium window:
- a CDS encoding carboxylesterase family protein, which yields MKRALPLLLLGLPTLAAAQQRYIDEVFTDGQVVLTPNVPFGTNIDFLTSNLASPNVPSEVTQLQTLVSTQQPIPTPFFDPLDGSTAVKVRTLRMDIYEPDQNVDAVTERPLVLYIHTGNALPPPQNGSPVGTRTDSCAVEVCKRMARRGYVAVSMSYRLGWNPLAATEEERRGQLLNAIYRAIHDVRQCVRTHKEEAAGANTYGIDADKIIVLGEGTGGYIALAHTTLDKGSELFVEKFRPDPFNPNLSYVDTNAVGNLAGLNGQLTLYRPNGFDHETHFCVNLGGALADTTWAEAGDAPMVAFHTVFDPFAPFTYGIVIVPTTGGPVVDVPGSNFFIPWVNDLSNQASFANLSNDPFTTRARSLYGQTIDGVTISTGAEGLFPVIRPRWTPPAGDEASPWQWWDPNSAAATAVIPGLGITTHQASLASNPDMSGSKGRAYLDTVMGYMNPRIVCALQLGPCALGTPDCLGVIDGPDQPGQPCDDGNANTINDVWTANCDCVGQPVGISEPAAAAALIIAPNPATDAVRISSPAGKLLSYTLHTPDGRLVRNTTVNADVIVLERGELDGGAYFLTLEFADGRAVRRIAFN from the coding sequence ATGAAACGAGCCCTACCCTTGCTTCTGCTCGGACTGCCTACGTTGGCCGCAGCTCAGCAGCGCTACATCGACGAGGTGTTCACCGACGGCCAGGTGGTCCTCACACCGAACGTGCCCTTCGGCACCAACATCGATTTCCTCACCAGCAACCTGGCCAGCCCGAACGTGCCTTCGGAGGTCACGCAGTTGCAAACCCTGGTGAGCACCCAGCAGCCCATTCCGACGCCCTTCTTCGACCCCCTGGACGGTAGCACGGCCGTGAAAGTGCGTACGCTGCGGATGGACATCTACGAACCCGACCAGAACGTGGATGCCGTGACCGAGCGACCGCTGGTGCTCTACATCCACACCGGCAACGCGCTGCCTCCCCCGCAGAACGGCAGCCCGGTGGGTACGCGCACGGACAGCTGCGCTGTGGAGGTGTGCAAGCGCATGGCGCGCCGCGGTTACGTGGCCGTGAGCATGAGCTACCGCCTGGGCTGGAACCCCCTGGCCGCCACCGAGGAGGAGCGTCGCGGGCAGTTGCTCAACGCCATCTACCGGGCGATCCACGACGTGCGCCAGTGCGTGCGCACGCACAAGGAAGAAGCGGCCGGCGCGAACACCTACGGCATCGATGCCGACAAGATCATCGTCCTCGGTGAGGGTACCGGTGGCTACATCGCGCTGGCGCACACCACGCTCGACAAGGGCAGCGAGCTGTTCGTGGAGAAGTTCCGGCCCGACCCCTTCAACCCGAACCTCAGCTATGTCGATACCAATGCGGTCGGCAACCTGGCCGGCCTGAACGGTCAGCTCACGCTCTATCGTCCGAACGGGTTCGATCACGAGACCCATTTCTGTGTGAACTTGGGCGGTGCGCTTGCCGACACCACTTGGGCGGAGGCCGGCGACGCGCCGATGGTGGCCTTCCACACCGTATTCGACCCCTTTGCACCCTTCACGTACGGTATCGTGATCGTGCCGACCACCGGCGGTCCGGTCGTGGACGTTCCGGGCAGCAACTTCTTCATCCCTTGGGTGAACGACCTGAGCAACCAGGCCAGCTTCGCGAACCTGTCCAACGATCCGTTCACGACCCGTGCACGTTCGCTCTATGGCCAGACGATCGACGGGGTCACCATCTCCACAGGTGCCGAAGGGCTCTTCCCTGTCATCCGCCCACGGTGGACACCGCCGGCCGGTGATGAGGCCAGCCCCTGGCAGTGGTGGGACCCGAACAGCGCTGCCGCCACCGCGGTGATCCCTGGTCTGGGCATCACCACGCACCAGGCCAGTTTGGCCAGCAACCCCGACATGAGCGGCTCCAAAGGCCGGGCCTACCTGGATACGGTGATGGGCTACATGAACCCGCGCATCGTCTGCGCACTGCAGCTCGGCCCCTGCGCGTTGGGCACCCCGGATTGCCTCGGTGTCATCGATGGCCCTGACCAGCCGGGACAGCCGTGCGATGATGGCAATGCGAACACCATCAACGACGTTTGGACCGCGAATTGCGACTGCGTCGGTCAACCGGTCGGCATCTCGGAACCTGCCGCAGCGGCCGCGCTCATCATCGCCCCCAACCCGGCCACCGATGCCGTGCGCATCAGCAGCCCTGCGGGAAAGCTCCTGAGCTACACGCTGCATACCCCGGACGGGCGCCTCGTGCGGAACACCACCGTGAACGCCGATGTCATCGTGTTGGAGCGTGGTGAGCTCGATGGAGGTGCCTATTTCCTCACGCTTGAATTCGCCGATGGTCGCGCCGTGCGCCGCATCGCGTTCAACTGA
- the murQ gene encoding N-acetylmuramic acid 6-phosphate etherase has translation MEKITESPSPYSDLERMGTTELLGHINAEDRLVPEAVGRVLPEIAKLVEAIAERMRRGGRLFYLGAGTSGRLGIVDASECPPTFGVPHGLVVGLIAGGDRAIRKAVEFAEDDREQGWKDLEEHAIGPDDAVVGVAASGGTPYVVGALEACRRHGILTACITCNPGAPVTTVSDHPIVVVVGPEFVTGSTRMKSGTAQKLVLNMISTAVMIRLGRVKGNRMVDMQLSNVKLIDRGTRLVMEGLNIGYDEANALLKQHGSVRRAIDSGRT, from the coding sequence ATGGAGAAGATCACCGAAAGCCCTTCGCCGTACAGCGACCTCGAGCGTATGGGCACCACCGAGCTGCTCGGCCACATCAATGCGGAGGACCGCCTCGTGCCCGAGGCCGTGGGACGTGTGCTGCCGGAGATCGCGAAGCTGGTGGAGGCCATTGCCGAACGCATGCGGCGTGGGGGACGCCTCTTCTACCTCGGAGCAGGCACCAGCGGGCGGCTCGGTATCGTGGACGCCAGCGAGTGCCCGCCCACCTTCGGGGTGCCGCATGGCCTCGTCGTTGGGCTCATCGCCGGTGGCGATCGCGCGATCCGCAAGGCCGTGGAGTTCGCCGAGGACGATCGAGAGCAGGGATGGAAGGACCTCGAGGAACACGCCATTGGTCCGGATGATGCCGTGGTGGGCGTCGCCGCCAGCGGCGGCACGCCCTACGTGGTGGGTGCCTTGGAGGCCTGCCGGCGGCACGGAATTCTCACCGCGTGCATCACCTGTAATCCAGGCGCTCCGGTCACCACCGTCAGTGACCATCCGATCGTGGTGGTGGTGGGGCCCGAGTTCGTCACCGGCAGCACGCGGATGAAGAGCGGCACTGCGCAGAAGCTCGTGCTGAACATGATCAGCACCGCCGTCATGATCCGCCTTGGACGGGTGAAGGGCAACCGCATGGTGGACATGCAGCTCAGCAACGTGAAGCTCATCGACCGCGGCACGCGCCTGGTGATGGAAGGCCTGAATATCGGCTACGATGAGGCCAACGCCCTGCTCAAGCAGCATGGCAGCGTGCGCCGCGCGATCGACTCCGGTCGCACTTAG
- a CDS encoding MFS transporter, which yields MKHIFPGRSLLLVVVAALGYFVDIYDLVLFNVVKRESLEFILGAGDPRIKDVGIDLFNWQMLGMLVGGILWGVWGDRKGRITVLFGSILLYSAANIANAFTYDLTMYAVVRFIAGVGLAGELGAGITLITETMPRDKRGYGTLIVVTFGALGAVFAAEVADQGAWFGRIWSSMTGRELMSWQITYLVGGLMGSVLLVMRVGTFESGLFQEVRGKSVRKGDLRMLFNDRGRFLRYVGCILIGVPVWFVIGVLVSLSQDVFVPELGINTSALDAEGLKRINGQAIKYAYIGLSIGDLLSGLLSQLLRSRRKVIVLYLFANLALTLIFLFGMRGASIANYNWLCLALGMATGYWVIFVTVASEQFGTNIRSTVATTTPNFVRGAVLPVTNAFKFLAVPLGNLTGALVVGLVCIGAALWATFHLRETFHTDMDFVEE from the coding sequence ATGAAGCACATCTTCCCCGGTCGTTCGCTCCTGCTGGTCGTGGTGGCCGCACTGGGCTACTTCGTGGACATCTACGACCTGGTGCTCTTCAACGTGGTGAAGCGGGAGAGCCTGGAGTTCATCCTGGGCGCCGGGGACCCGCGCATCAAGGACGTGGGCATCGACCTGTTCAACTGGCAGATGCTGGGCATGTTGGTGGGCGGCATCCTCTGGGGCGTATGGGGCGACCGCAAGGGCCGGATCACCGTGCTCTTCGGCAGCATCCTGCTTTACAGTGCCGCGAACATCGCCAACGCCTTCACCTACGACCTGACCATGTACGCCGTCGTGCGCTTCATCGCCGGTGTCGGGCTGGCCGGGGAATTGGGCGCGGGCATCACGCTGATCACCGAGACCATGCCGCGGGACAAACGCGGCTACGGTACGCTCATCGTGGTGACCTTCGGCGCACTGGGGGCCGTGTTCGCCGCGGAGGTGGCCGACCAAGGCGCCTGGTTCGGACGGATCTGGTCGTCGATGACCGGCCGTGAGCTGATGAGCTGGCAGATCACCTACCTCGTAGGCGGCCTGATGGGATCGGTGCTGCTGGTGATGCGTGTCGGCACCTTCGAGAGCGGACTTTTCCAGGAAGTCCGTGGCAAGTCGGTGCGCAAGGGCGACCTGCGCATGCTGTTCAACGACCGCGGCCGCTTCCTGCGCTACGTCGGGTGCATCCTCATCGGCGTGCCCGTCTGGTTCGTCATCGGGGTGCTCGTCAGCCTCAGCCAGGACGTCTTCGTGCCTGAGCTGGGCATCAATACCAGTGCGCTGGACGCCGAGGGACTGAAGCGGATCAACGGACAGGCGATCAAGTACGCGTATATCGGCCTGAGCATCGGTGACCTGCTGAGCGGGCTGTTGAGCCAGTTGCTGCGCAGCCGAAGGAAGGTGATCGTGCTCTATCTCTTCGCGAACCTTGCCCTTACGCTCATCTTTCTTTTCGGCATGCGCGGGGCCAGCATCGCGAACTATAACTGGCTCTGCCTGGCCCTGGGCATGGCCACGGGGTACTGGGTGATCTTCGTTACCGTGGCCAGCGAACAGTTCGGTACCAACATCCGCAGCACGGTGGCCACCACCACGCCCAACTTCGTGCGCGGCGCGGTGCTGCCCGTGACCAACGCCTTCAAGTTCCTAGCGGTCCCTCTGGGCAATCTCACCGGTGCGCTCGTGGTCGGGCTAGTGTGCATCGGAGCTGCGCTTTGGGCCACGTTCCACCTGCGTGAGACGTTCCACACGGACATGGATTTCGTGGAAGAGTAG
- a CDS encoding FAD-binding protein — MAQNLLNALRNVLPSDAVFAEEEHRQAYGHDETEDLNHPPDVVVRPRTTEEVAAVLRICTALNVPVTPIGGRTGLSGGALCVQGGVGLALDRMDRIVSIDEGNLQVTVEPGVITQVLQEAVAAKGLYYPPDPSSRGSCTIGGNLAENAGGPRAVKYGVTRDFVLNLEVVLADGTVMWTGANTLKNATGYDLTRLIVGSEGTLAVITKAVLKLVPMPRETRLMLVPFGSAEDACTAVSATFRAGVTPSALEFIERDAIAWTMKHTDGLPAQLSTAPGAHLLIEVDGDHGEALMRDCETILGVMEAHGCGEVLFAESPSEKAALWHMRRSVPVSVKAHSVYKEEDTVVPRFALPQLLAGVKAIGARHGFSSVCYGHAGDGNLHVNIIKGDLNDTFWELELPKAIREIFELTVSLGGTLSGEHGIGLVQRPYMDIAFNTAQLELMRGLKRLFDPKGILNPGKVLP; from the coding sequence ATGGCCCAGAACCTGCTCAACGCCCTCCGGAACGTACTGCCCTCCGATGCCGTGTTCGCGGAGGAGGAGCACCGCCAGGCCTACGGCCACGATGAGACCGAGGACCTGAACCACCCGCCGGACGTGGTGGTGCGGCCACGGACCACCGAGGAGGTGGCGGCCGTGCTGCGGATCTGCACGGCCCTCAACGTGCCGGTGACCCCGATCGGGGGGCGTACGGGGCTGAGCGGTGGCGCGCTTTGCGTGCAGGGGGGCGTGGGCCTGGCGCTCGACCGCATGGACCGCATCGTGTCGATCGACGAGGGCAATCTGCAGGTGACCGTGGAGCCGGGGGTGATCACCCAGGTGCTGCAGGAAGCCGTGGCCGCCAAGGGGCTCTACTATCCGCCCGACCCCAGCAGCCGCGGCAGCTGCACCATCGGGGGCAACCTGGCGGAGAACGCCGGCGGACCAAGGGCGGTGAAGTATGGCGTAACCCGCGATTTCGTGCTGAACCTGGAGGTGGTGCTGGCCGACGGCACGGTGATGTGGACCGGCGCCAACACGCTGAAGAACGCCACCGGCTACGACCTCACCCGGCTCATCGTGGGCAGCGAGGGCACCCTGGCGGTGATCACCAAGGCGGTGCTGAAGCTCGTGCCCATGCCGCGCGAGACCCGGCTCATGCTCGTGCCATTCGGCAGCGCCGAGGACGCCTGCACCGCGGTGAGCGCCACCTTCCGCGCAGGCGTCACCCCCAGCGCGCTGGAGTTCATCGAACGTGACGCCATCGCCTGGACGATGAAGCACACCGATGGCCTTCCCGCCCAGCTCTCCACTGCGCCCGGCGCCCACCTGCTGATCGAGGTGGACGGCGACCACGGCGAGGCCTTGATGCGCGATTGCGAGACCATCCTGGGCGTGATGGAGGCGCATGGATGCGGCGAGGTGCTGTTCGCGGAGAGCCCCTCGGAGAAGGCCGCCCTGTGGCACATGCGCCGCAGCGTCCCAGTCAGCGTAAAGGCCCACAGTGTGTACAAGGAGGAGGACACCGTCGTGCCCCGGTTCGCGCTGCCGCAGCTCCTGGCCGGCGTCAAGGCCATCGGCGCGCGCCATGGGTTCAGCAGTGTCTGCTACGGTCATGCCGGCGACGGCAACCTGCACGTCAACATCATCAAGGGCGACCTCAACGACACCTTCTGGGAGCTGGAACTGCCCAAGGCCATCCGCGAGATCTTCGAGCTCACCGTCTCGTTGGGCGGCACGCTCAGCGGCGAGCACGGCATCGGGCTCGTGCAGCGACCGTACATGGACATCGCGTTCAACACGGCGCAACTGGAGCTGATGCGCGGGCTGAAACGCCTGTTCGACCCCAAGGGGATCCTGAACCCGGGCAAGGTGCTGCCCTAG
- a CDS encoding MerR family transcriptional regulator: MSASPYQWRFQIRDLEEFSGVKAHTIRIWEKRYGLLRPERTDTNIRTYGLEELKALLNVAYLNQHGKKISSIAKLSLIEREQLVRDMSAVQKDLDGALNTLKMAMLSFDEALFDGTCARFRAKEGFRALVERLFLPLLEHIGMLWQTNSICPSHEHFVSNLVRQKLCAEVDALPPPSIGQGPLTVLYLPDNEIHELGLLYVLYLLRASGKPTVYLGQSVPMDDLAQLAALTGGPLRYISFITAFPTAEQLPLYAKGLTNLLPMDRTSIWFCGSQVGRVGEVEWPAGVHAFRHVRDLLARLDAPSA; encoded by the coding sequence ATGTCCGCCAGCCCCTATCAGTGGCGTTTCCAGATCCGCGACCTGGAGGAGTTCTCCGGCGTCAAGGCGCACACCATCCGCATCTGGGAGAAGCGCTACGGCCTGCTCCGTCCGGAACGGACGGACACCAACATCCGCACCTACGGCCTGGAGGAACTGAAAGCCCTGCTGAACGTCGCCTACCTCAATCAGCATGGCAAGAAGATCTCCAGCATCGCCAAGTTGAGCCTCATCGAGCGCGAGCAGTTGGTGCGCGACATGAGCGCCGTTCAGAAGGACCTGGACGGTGCGCTCAACACCCTGAAGATGGCCATGCTCTCCTTTGATGAGGCCCTCTTCGATGGCACCTGCGCACGCTTCCGGGCCAAGGAAGGGTTCCGGGCTCTGGTGGAGCGGCTTTTCCTTCCTCTACTGGAGCACATCGGCATGCTGTGGCAGACCAATTCGATCTGTCCGAGCCACGAGCATTTCGTGAGCAATCTGGTGCGGCAGAAGCTCTGTGCCGAGGTGGACGCACTACCGCCACCCTCCATCGGCCAGGGGCCGCTCACCGTGCTCTACCTCCCCGATAACGAGATCCACGAGCTGGGCCTGCTCTACGTGCTTTACCTGCTGCGCGCGTCCGGGAAGCCCACCGTCTACCTGGGGCAGAGCGTGCCGATGGACGACCTGGCCCAACTGGCAGCCCTCACCGGTGGTCCGCTGCGCTACATCAGTTTCATCACCGCCTTCCCGACGGCCGAGCAGCTCCCGTTGTACGCCAAAGGGCTGACGAACCTGCTGCCGATGGACCGCACCTCCATCTGGTTCTGCGGTTCGCAGGTGGGGCGCGTGGGAGAGGTGGAATGGCCGGCCGGCGTGCATGCGTTCCGCCATGTACGCGACCTGCTCGCCCGGTTGGACGCCCCCTCGGCCTGA
- a CDS encoding DUF4397 domain-containing protein: MLTRTTLIGAALAAGIPATAQFARLQVIHNSADAAASVVDVYVNGNLLIDDFAFRNAWGYEDVPAGVNLQVGIAGGGSTSAADTIPGLGATYNLPDGGTFVLVANGIVSGSGYNPAPAFDLYANGGEETTTAGNTGVLVFHGATDAPAVDVFESAVLGANAVSNLSYGEFAGYLNLPTDDYVLEVRAAGDPNTLVAYSAPLQTLGLDGLSLAVVASGFLDPSQNSGGPAFGLFAAPPFTGPLVELPVYTAPAARLQVIHNSADAAAAEVDVYVNGTLLIDDFTFRTAWGYNTVPAGVDLQIGIAPGGSTSAADTIPGLGATYNLPDGGTFILVANGIVSGSGYNPAPAFQLYANGGTETSAPGTANVLVFHGTTDAPAVDVFESAVLGANAVSNLAYGEFAGYLNLPTDDYVLEVRAAGDPNTLVAYSAPLQTLGLDGLALAVVASGFLDPSQNSNGPGFGLWAALPAGGALVELPVFTAPTARLQVIHNSADAAAAEVDVYVNGALLIDDFGFRTAWGFEDVPAGVALQVGVAPGTSTSAADTIPGLGATFVLTEDERYVLIANGIVSGSGYNPSPAFLLNAFAPARESAATAGNTDILVFHGSTDAPVVDVYESAVLETTAVNDLAYGSFAGYLALPTANYTIQVRTADNSAIAAAFSAPLQTLSLQNLALTVVASGFLDPAQNSNGPAFGLWVALPTGGALVQLPAAPIPTARVQVIHNSADAAAATVDVWLNDAPLLDDFDFRTASPFVDLQAGVDLNVGIAPANSNDPSDALANFGYSLEEGATYILVANGIISTTGYTPATPFDIYVYTPGRETATSGAGNTDILVFHGSTDAPTVNVNETAVLGGATLINGLSYGEFSNYLEPPTNDYVLEITAGGTPVVSYQAPLATLGLQGDAITVLASGFLNPAQNSNGPAFGLWVAQAAGGPLVDLPIFTGVNENAGVLAGTMLWPNPANDLLNIQVPALGERSLEAELLDGSGRIVRALGNSALVRGNDRVTLATADLAAGTYVLRLRSQDNSVALPVSIAR; encoded by the coding sequence ATGCTTACAAGAACAACCCTGATCGGAGCCGCTCTCGCGGCCGGGATCCCCGCAACGGCGCAGTTCGCGCGGTTGCAGGTGATCCACAACAGTGCGGATGCCGCGGCATCCGTCGTTGATGTGTATGTGAACGGCAACCTCCTCATCGATGACTTCGCCTTCCGCAATGCGTGGGGCTACGAGGACGTGCCCGCCGGCGTGAACCTGCAGGTCGGCATCGCCGGCGGTGGCAGCACCAGCGCCGCTGACACCATCCCCGGCCTAGGCGCCACCTACAATCTGCCGGACGGCGGCACCTTTGTGCTGGTGGCCAACGGCATTGTGAGCGGCTCGGGCTACAACCCGGCTCCGGCCTTCGACCTCTACGCCAATGGCGGTGAGGAGACCACCACCGCCGGCAACACGGGTGTGCTGGTGTTCCACGGGGCCACCGACGCGCCCGCCGTGGACGTGTTCGAGAGCGCCGTGCTTGGCGCGAACGCCGTGAGCAACCTGTCCTATGGTGAGTTCGCCGGTTACCTCAACCTGCCCACCGACGACTACGTGTTGGAGGTGCGTGCCGCCGGTGACCCCAATACCCTGGTGGCCTACAGCGCCCCGCTGCAGACCCTGGGCCTCGACGGCCTCAGCCTGGCCGTGGTGGCCAGCGGCTTCCTGGATCCCTCCCAGAACAGCGGTGGACCGGCCTTCGGTCTGTTCGCTGCGCCCCCCTTCACCGGCCCCCTCGTGGAACTGCCGGTGTACACCGCGCCGGCCGCCCGTTTGCAGGTGATCCACAACAGCGCTGATGCCGCCGCCGCCGAGGTGGACGTGTACGTGAACGGAACCCTGCTCATCGACGACTTCACCTTCCGCACGGCCTGGGGGTACAACACCGTGCCCGCAGGCGTGGACCTGCAGATCGGCATCGCCCCGGGCGGCAGCACCAGCGCGGCGGACACGATCCCCGGCCTGGGCGCCACCTACAACCTGCCCGACGGCGGCACCTTCATCCTGGTGGCCAACGGCATCGTGAGCGGTTCGGGGTACAACCCGGCGCCCGCCTTCCAGCTCTACGCCAATGGCGGCACGGAGACGAGCGCTCCGGGTACCGCGAACGTGCTCGTGTTCCACGGGACCACCGACGCCCCTGCGGTGGATGTCTTCGAGAGCGCCGTGCTGGGCGCCAACGCCGTGAGCAACCTGGCCTATGGTGAGTTCGCCGGTTACTTGAACCTGCCTACGGACGACTACGTCCTGGAAGTGCGCGCTGCCGGCGACCCCAATACGCTGGTGGCCTACAGCGCCCCGCTTCAGACCCTGGGCCTTGACGGTCTCGCCCTGGCCGTGGTCGCCAGCGGCTTCCTGGATCCGTCGCAGAACAGCAACGGCCCGGGCTTCGGCCTCTGGGCGGCGCTGCCCGCCGGGGGTGCCCTGGTGGAACTGCCCGTCTTCACCGCCCCGACCGCCCGCCTTCAGGTGATCCACAACAGCGCTGACGCTGCCGCCGCCGAGGTGGACGTGTATGTGAACGGTGCCCTGCTGATCGATGACTTCGGCTTCCGCACCGCGTGGGGCTTCGAGGATGTGCCCGCAGGCGTGGCCCTCCAGGTGGGTGTCGCTCCCGGCACCAGCACCAGTGCGGCGGACACCATCCCCGGTCTCGGCGCCACCTTCGTGCTGACCGAGGACGAGCGCTATGTGCTGATCGCCAACGGCATCGTCAGCGGCTCGGGCTACAACCCTTCGCCGGCCTTCTTGCTCAACGCGTTCGCTCCGGCCCGTGAGTCCGCGGCCACGGCCGGCAACACCGACATCCTGGTCTTCCACGGCAGCACCGATGCGCCGGTGGTCGACGTGTATGAGAGCGCCGTGCTGGAGACCACGGCCGTGAACGACCTGGCCTACGGTTCCTTCGCCGGTTACCTGGCCCTGCCCACCGCCAACTACACCATCCAGGTGCGCACCGCGGACAACAGCGCCATCGCGGCCGCCTTCAGCGCCCCGCTTCAGACCCTCTCCCTGCAGAACCTGGCCCTCACCGTGGTGGCCAGCGGCTTCCTCGACCCCGCGCAGAACAGCAATGGTCCGGCCTTCGGTCTGTGGGTGGCCCTGCCCACCGGTGGTGCATTGGTGCAGCTGCCCGCGGCCCCCATCCCGACCGCGCGTGTGCAGGTGATCCACAACAGCGCCGACGCCGCCGCCGCCACCGTGGACGTGTGGTTGAACGACGCGCCTCTGCTGGACGACTTCGACTTCCGCACCGCCAGCCCCTTCGTGGACCTGCAGGCCGGCGTGGACCTGAACGTCGGCATCGCCCCGGCCAACAGCAATGACCCGAGCGACGCCCTCGCCAACTTCGGCTACTCCCTGGAGGAAGGCGCGACCTACATCCTGGTGGCCAACGGCATCATCAGCACCACGGGCTACACCCCCGCCACACCGTTCGACATCTACGTGTACACACCAGGCCGCGAAACGGCCACCTCGGGCGCCGGCAACACCGACATCCTGGTGTTCCATGGCAGCACGGACGCGCCCACGGTGAACGTGAACGAGACCGCCGTGCTCGGCGGGGCCACGCTCATCAATGGCCTGTCCTACGGCGAGTTCAGCAACTACCTGGAGCCGCCGACCAACGATTACGTGCTGGAGATCACCGCAGGGGGAACCCCGGTGGTGAGCTACCAGGCCCCGTTGGCCACCCTTGGCCTGCAGGGTGATGCGATCACCGTGCTGGCCAGTGGGTTCCTGAACCCTGCGCAGAACAGCAATGGCCCGGCCTTCGGCCTTTGGGTGGCCCAGGCCGCTGGTGGCCCACTTGTCGATCTGCCCATCTTCACCGGCGTGAACGAGAACGCGGGTGTGCTGGCCGGCACGATGCTGTGGCCGAACCCCGCCAACGACCTGCTGAACATCCAGGTGCCCGCCTTGGGCGAACGCAGCCTGGAGGCCGAACTGCTGGATGGCAGCGGCCGCATCGTGCGTGCCCTCGGCAATAGCGCCCTGGTACGCGGCAACGATCGCGTCACGCTCGCCACCGCAGACCTCGCCGCCGGCACATACGTGCTTCGTCTGCGCAGCCAGGACAACAGCGTCGCCCTGCCCGTGAGCATTGCCCGCTGA